The following proteins come from a genomic window of Haloarcula salinisoli:
- a CDS encoding CPBP family intramembrane glutamic endopeptidase, with protein sequence MVGIVSFLFLTFAWSWGFWGSKILLEMGVVEGVPVLPNLGAFGPTVAAVLLIAYANGFDGVRRLASRAIQFDYPRRWLLVALLLPPAIVGGALAVAVATGTTPTFPWAGQPIVLAIAFVWILLLGGPVQEEFGWRGYLLDPLQERLTPLGGGLAVGLIWAIWHLPLFYIQSATIYYQNPFLGFAVSITLLSVLMTWVYNSTNGSLLPVLLMHTSWNWAQGMFPILESDPASLAMVGFLAAATILVVVYTGPKRLGRLGNVSRPE encoded by the coding sequence ATGGTCGGTATCGTCAGTTTCCTCTTTCTGACGTTCGCTTGGTCGTGGGGATTCTGGGGGTCGAAAATCCTTCTCGAAATGGGTGTTGTCGAGGGGGTCCCGGTCCTTCCGAACCTGGGCGCATTCGGTCCGACCGTCGCCGCCGTTCTCCTCATTGCGTACGCAAACGGATTCGACGGAGTACGGCGGCTCGCTTCCCGAGCAATCCAGTTCGACTACCCTCGGAGGTGGCTGCTTGTGGCCCTGCTGCTCCCACCGGCGATAGTCGGCGGTGCGCTCGCGGTCGCGGTTGCCACCGGCACGACTCCGACGTTTCCCTGGGCAGGCCAACCGATAGTTCTCGCCATCGCCTTCGTCTGGATCCTTCTGCTGGGTGGGCCGGTTCAAGAAGAGTTTGGCTGGCGTGGCTACCTCCTCGACCCGCTCCAAGAGCGGCTCACCCCACTCGGTGGTGGTCTCGCTGTCGGACTCATCTGGGCAATCTGGCATCTCCCACTGTTCTACATCCAGAGCGCGACTATCTACTACCAGAATCCGTTCCTCGGGTTCGCCGTCTCCATCACCTTACTCTCAGTGCTCATGACGTGGGTGTACAACAGCACGAACGGGAGTCTTCTCCCGGTACTCCTCATGCACACCTCGTGGAATTGGGCACAGGGAATGTTCCCCATTCTTGAGTCGGATCCAGCGAGCCTCGCGATGGTCGGATTCCTCGCCGCCGCGACCATCCTCGTAGTGGTATATACGGGACCGAAACGATTAGGACGATTGGGAAATGTCTCCCGGCCTGAGTGA
- a CDS encoding ATP-binding protein — protein sequence MTPSPDDDESAGGDPNSGYNGIFSGKGIDVRRAKKLDSHVSDGQDSSNAGSVSPGRFTEAHRSEERNLPAPADEEDGDDSVDLSEEERESEETVEPYDPATDDIGPGKALGDPIEARPYIHISPAREQVTPGNVVSGLFGLYRAGVTNTSRFNLLSTFGLKNYDKTFEFIIHKPRATKRFDFYLSATPYDATSFKNLAANVRAMYPESFEFEIVPFNQVAAFASNDGNAQVGGRRIAALDDIEDLERLDGFADPSVFEHHEIGGGNEPTPDEAEQSLHLDGVPLRPRKVPPEKRPAIVQWEGVPRKGLDWMTLIQPFSDIDMDVNDQYRSPLSVLLEQAVHTDDPFVFQAVFSPRKDWTDEAEEHKRDLKMGNYGALSAATNEMSRQLFGSSDQERQNLHRGEIPEQVGGTLNDGDSKKTTGSRMAQIDHKQPTTTFDLTLRAASDPDTVQSISNAFTSLSGPYYGIEGKILDQSDKPFSQLCHARQNRESALSGLLSNRSPIIVVSPDELANFVVAPSTDALPRASRGSSGGSPDARAPLTATDEDMLSKYDTGMHIGSAETAVENRPDIPIRLSAEQLTHHILRAATTGGGKTTAMINDALSAYGAFDGPTFIFDKKGGSMSEEYKRAHFHKFGSLDNVIHLPVPGPEEEVLAFPYFDIRPQLAAGVSRTVAVQEKIDRYNELLVYVLGSELTQQAFVAQEILNNLIKALFDPEYGRDAWPIEDLLKAAFEMQEGEIPEVSDDTLRLTLSRHLHADEQRFQTSIDAVMNRITKLAERSFIWRILNFVPEWDDEAGAYADQSPMFDIQDLLDSRSVVLIDTGDLRPASSNLFTFMLLDYIWSGARLRHRIGETPSVRDDYVINLIIDEAAPLLQSELVRDDMIPDGREFGLALEVIVHFAEQVKADALDVASYKEILRNINTKLIGKLAVDDELVMTLFHEGIESEELVDRITSLPRGEWVAQLPDTGFMTDIPELVTLLPVDIPAGHTASGDPVTEETVSPYGILYSDAADEMSRRTRDDYCLLPGSNTKPSAQQVSNAQAEPSGPSVTPDGLPQSPATSGSSGDSGATNNLGTSLGGGRSPTAKHDEKGSASKPREDGDEDDGGTHPRPVPTDDLVDDLDATKSSTTRATRPPADSAGTKPDSEPVPNQQKADSGGKGESPDGGPNADSEIDTTLSVDERRFLTEVVTTVNGRHPTFDILDSMAAIKNQFSDIDLEKLEDLGYLEVHEDLSRIYYTVTGDGQMACGASVATGENQGDVNEKTVHKVLVEALARSLANDRTNQYFISKYSLIDDGSAKPDLAAYDGERLALIGEAISNSPPYLIVKHFDDYNAVAAERKVWIVPNISVAWEIVRALSNAGRIGELPAKREGLTYEDLNAEIWGENSDWEFAGGRELIRELE from the coding sequence GTGACGCCTTCGCCAGACGACGATGAGAGCGCCGGCGGCGATCCGAATAGTGGGTACAACGGCATATTCAGCGGCAAGGGCATTGACGTCCGCCGCGCGAAGAAGCTTGACTCTCATGTATCGGATGGTCAGGACAGCTCAAACGCTGGATCCGTGTCTCCTGGGCGTTTCACTGAGGCACATAGAAGCGAGGAACGGAATCTACCAGCGCCAGCTGATGAGGAAGATGGTGACGACTCTGTTGACCTCTCTGAGGAGGAGAGGGAGAGTGAGGAGACAGTCGAGCCGTATGATCCAGCAACGGATGACATCGGCCCTGGAAAAGCCCTCGGGGACCCAATCGAAGCACGCCCGTATATCCATATCTCCCCTGCCCGTGAGCAAGTGACGCCCGGGAACGTGGTGAGTGGGCTCTTTGGATTGTACCGGGCTGGTGTCACCAATACCTCTCGTTTCAATCTCCTCTCCACCTTCGGACTGAAGAACTACGATAAGACGTTCGAGTTCATCATCCACAAACCCCGGGCGACGAAGCGTTTCGACTTCTATCTTTCTGCGACACCGTACGATGCGACCTCGTTCAAGAATCTCGCCGCAAACGTGCGGGCGATGTACCCAGAAAGCTTCGAGTTCGAGATTGTCCCGTTCAACCAAGTCGCGGCGTTCGCTTCGAACGACGGTAATGCCCAGGTCGGCGGTCGACGAATCGCTGCCCTAGACGACATCGAAGATCTCGAACGACTCGATGGATTCGCTGACCCTTCGGTTTTCGAGCATCACGAAATCGGTGGGGGCAACGAGCCAACACCTGACGAGGCAGAGCAGTCACTGCACTTGGACGGCGTCCCGTTGCGACCGCGAAAGGTGCCACCAGAGAAACGCCCCGCTATCGTACAGTGGGAGGGCGTCCCCCGAAAGGGACTCGACTGGATGACGCTCATTCAACCGTTCAGCGATATCGACATGGACGTCAATGACCAGTACCGCTCTCCTCTGAGTGTCTTGCTGGAGCAGGCAGTTCACACTGACGACCCGTTCGTGTTTCAGGCCGTCTTCTCTCCACGAAAGGACTGGACCGACGAGGCCGAAGAACACAAACGCGACCTCAAGATGGGCAACTATGGGGCACTCTCTGCAGCGACGAACGAGATGTCTCGCCAGCTCTTTGGAAGCAGTGACCAGGAACGCCAGAATCTCCACCGAGGAGAAATCCCTGAGCAAGTCGGTGGGACGCTCAACGATGGCGATTCCAAGAAAACGACGGGCTCTCGGATGGCACAGATCGACCACAAGCAACCGACCACGACGTTCGACCTGACGCTTCGGGCAGCCTCTGACCCAGATACCGTCCAGAGTATCTCGAACGCGTTCACCAGCCTATCAGGCCCATATTACGGGATTGAGGGCAAGATACTCGATCAGAGTGACAAGCCCTTCTCGCAACTGTGCCACGCACGGCAGAACAGAGAGAGCGCGCTGAGCGGGCTCTTGAGCAATCGGTCCCCTATCATTGTTGTTTCTCCTGATGAGTTAGCGAACTTCGTGGTCGCTCCCAGTACGGATGCGTTGCCTCGGGCGAGTCGGGGGTCATCTGGCGGCTCGCCGGATGCACGAGCGCCGCTTACAGCGACTGACGAGGATATGCTGTCGAAATACGACACTGGGATGCACATCGGCAGTGCAGAAACGGCTGTCGAAAACCGGCCAGACATCCCGATTCGACTGTCTGCAGAGCAACTCACCCATCACATTCTCCGAGCAGCGACGACGGGTGGCGGCAAGACGACCGCGATGATCAACGATGCCCTCAGCGCCTACGGAGCATTCGATGGGCCGACGTTCATCTTCGACAAGAAAGGTGGCTCAATGAGCGAGGAGTACAAACGGGCCCACTTCCACAAATTCGGCTCGCTGGACAACGTTATTCATCTCCCAGTCCCCGGCCCTGAAGAAGAAGTCCTCGCGTTCCCCTACTTCGATATTCGACCCCAGCTGGCTGCAGGCGTGAGTCGAACCGTCGCAGTCCAAGAGAAAATCGACCGCTACAACGAGCTCCTGGTGTATGTTCTCGGGAGCGAACTGACGCAGCAAGCGTTCGTGGCACAAGAGATTCTCAACAACCTAATCAAAGCTCTCTTCGACCCCGAATACGGCCGCGATGCTTGGCCGATAGAGGACCTTCTGAAGGCTGCGTTCGAAATGCAGGAAGGAGAGATCCCGGAGGTGAGCGACGATACACTGCGTCTCACTCTGTCCCGTCATCTCCATGCCGATGAACAGCGCTTCCAGACGTCTATCGACGCCGTAATGAACCGGATTACGAAGCTCGCTGAGAGGAGTTTCATCTGGCGAATCCTGAATTTCGTGCCCGAGTGGGACGACGAGGCTGGGGCTTACGCTGACCAGTCGCCAATGTTCGACATCCAGGACCTGCTGGACTCACGGAGCGTGGTCCTCATCGACACTGGTGACCTGCGGCCAGCTTCGAGCAACCTCTTCACATTCATGCTGCTGGATTATATCTGGAGCGGGGCACGGCTACGCCACCGAATCGGTGAAACGCCCAGTGTGCGTGACGACTACGTAATCAACCTGATCATCGACGAGGCAGCACCCCTCCTCCAGTCGGAACTGGTCCGGGACGATATGATTCCAGACGGACGAGAGTTCGGACTCGCACTGGAGGTTATCGTCCACTTCGCTGAGCAGGTGAAAGCCGACGCGCTGGACGTCGCGAGCTACAAAGAGATTCTTCGCAATATCAACACCAAACTCATCGGGAAACTGGCTGTCGACGACGAACTTGTCATGACTCTCTTTCACGAAGGGATTGAGTCTGAAGAGCTCGTGGACCGAATCACGTCGCTTCCGCGTGGTGAGTGGGTCGCACAACTACCCGATACAGGCTTCATGACCGATATTCCTGAGCTGGTGACGCTCCTCCCTGTAGACATTCCGGCCGGCCACACCGCTTCGGGTGACCCTGTGACGGAAGAGACAGTCTCGCCGTATGGGATTCTGTATAGCGATGCAGCCGATGAAATGTCACGACGAACTCGTGATGACTACTGTCTGTTGCCGGGCAGCAACACGAAACCATCGGCACAGCAAGTCTCGAACGCGCAGGCAGAACCATCCGGTCCGTCTGTAACGCCAGATGGTCTTCCGCAGTCCCCCGCCACCTCCGGTTCTAGTGGCGACAGCGGCGCGACGAACAATCTCGGCACCTCACTTGGCGGTGGGCGCTCACCTACTGCTAAACATGACGAGAAGGGGTCGGCCTCGAAACCTCGAGAAGACGGAGACGAAGACGATGGGGGCACCCATCCTCGACCGGTACCAACAGACGATCTCGTCGACGACTTGGACGCGACCAAATCGAGCACCACCAGGGCCACCCGTCCACCTGCCGATTCCGCAGGAACCAAACCAGACTCAGAGCCGGTTCCGAATCAGCAGAAGGCCGATTCGGGGGGCAAAGGTGAATCTCCCGATGGTGGTCCCAATGCCGATTCAGAAATAGATACGACCCTGTCAGTTGACGAACGGAGGTTCCTCACCGAGGTCGTTACCACGGTCAACGGTCGACATCCTACGTTCGATATCCTCGATTCGATGGCAGCAATCAAAAATCAGTTCTCTGATATAGATTTAGAGAAGCTGGAGGACCTCGGCTATCTGGAGGTGCACGAAGACCTGAGCCGGATTTACTACACTGTCACTGGTGACGGGCAGATGGCCTGTGGTGCATCCGTCGCTACTGGAGAGAACCAGGGAGATGTGAATGAGAAGACCGTCCACAAGGTACTGGTAGAGGCCTTAGCACGGTCGCTCGCGAACGACCGAACCAACCAGTACTTCATCAGCAAATATTCGCTAATCGACGATGGGTCTGCCAAGCCTGACCTCGCGGCCTATGACGGTGAACGGTTGGCTCTCATTGGTGAGGCTATATCGAACAGTCCACCCTATCTCATCGTCAAACACTTCGACGATTACAACGCGGTTGCGGCCGAGCGCAAAGTCTGGATAGTGCCGAATATCTCGGTCGCCTGGGAGATTGTTCGAGCCCTATCGAATGCAGGTCGAATTGGTGAACTCCCTGCCAAGCGAGAGGGGCTAACCTACGAAGATCTGAACGCTGAAATCTGGGGCGAAAACAGTGACTGGGAGTTCGCCGGCGGACGGGAATTGATCCGTGAACTCGAGTAA
- a CDS encoding DUF7342 family protein yields MDLTDTPQDILGDDEEAPDFDAWESPDDVLKEGPTRERMLDVIMQLREPTKVSTIATRANCDTETARDYLQWFAEMGMVRELSGRPVRYERNNSYLQWRRIEQIRQQYSETEIVARLKETLDAATEYRERFEVDSPDDVSLVEESYDESVEDIWEAVSNWKTLEERAALLDAARREDTSGGHTETIDA; encoded by the coding sequence ATGGATCTGACCGATACCCCTCAGGATATACTGGGAGACGATGAAGAAGCCCCTGACTTCGATGCGTGGGAGTCTCCCGACGATGTACTGAAGGAAGGACCGACCAGAGAGCGGATGCTGGACGTCATCATGCAGCTGCGAGAGCCAACGAAGGTGTCGACTATCGCGACGCGAGCAAACTGTGATACAGAGACTGCTCGCGACTATCTCCAGTGGTTTGCTGAGATGGGGATGGTGCGTGAGCTGTCCGGACGGCCTGTACGATATGAGCGGAACAACTCCTATCTGCAGTGGCGCAGAATCGAGCAGATTCGCCAACAGTACTCAGAAACAGAGATTGTGGCACGTCTGAAAGAGACGCTTGATGCGGCCACGGAGTATCGAGAACGCTTCGAAGTTGACTCTCCAGACGATGTCTCTCTTGTTGAGGAGAGCTATGATGAGTCAGTAGAGGACATCTGGGAAGCGGTATCAAACTGGAAGACCCTCGAAGAGAGAGCAGCGTTGTTGGATGCTGCTCGCCGCGAGGATACGTCTGGCGGGCATACTGAGACAATCGATGCCTGA
- a CDS encoding DUF555 domain-containing protein, with the protein MSTDVAQSEGWYQVRLTLPWVVPGAPGVQDAINIAVAEVGRRADASAVRSANISVQDVACPSCSWEMEAVLCTHGYAMVVLDITVVIEASSVDESTTLVKRELGSRMKDIPLTVVDSIPVDDIEDSSVSFAELGLPAGNRQETTEPSTSSNIHKSGS; encoded by the coding sequence ATGAGCACGGATGTAGCACAGTCAGAAGGTTGGTATCAAGTACGACTCACGCTGCCGTGGGTCGTGCCGGGGGCTCCAGGCGTCCAAGACGCGATCAATATCGCCGTTGCTGAAGTTGGCCGTCGAGCAGACGCCTCAGCGGTTCGTTCTGCCAATATTTCGGTCCAAGACGTGGCCTGCCCAAGCTGTAGCTGGGAGATGGAAGCAGTGCTTTGCACACACGGCTACGCCATGGTCGTACTGGACATTACAGTGGTGATAGAGGCCAGCTCAGTAGATGAGAGCACGACCCTGGTCAAACGCGAACTCGGCTCTCGGATGAAAGATATCCCATTAACAGTCGTCGACTCGATCCCCGTCGACGACATCGAGGACTCGTCGGTCTCGTTCGCGGAGCTCGGTCTTCCAGCAGGGAATCGTCAGGAGACTACAGAGCCTTCCACTTCCAGCAACATACACAAATCCGGTTCGTAA
- a CDS encoding DUF7534 family protein, whose translation MQVGPSLIENPLLGAALTLTVIILVGNLVALGYWAQAEASARDGSTLWTFIMLSSGYGLVYYVWVRYIRNNWEARTQPADRRERLVTAYSVAVLLAFVVGAFLTPPDPFTQVLTFPALFVGSFVLSFLLVSRDSVGSAGDPAA comes from the coding sequence GTGCAAGTCGGTCCCTCCCTGATCGAGAACCCACTGCTGGGTGCAGCCCTCACTCTGACAGTGATCATCCTCGTCGGAAACTTGGTGGCGTTGGGATACTGGGCTCAGGCGGAAGCGTCGGCACGAGACGGGTCAACACTGTGGACGTTCATCATGCTCTCTTCGGGCTACGGGCTGGTCTACTACGTTTGGGTCCGCTATATCCGAAACAACTGGGAAGCCCGCACGCAGCCAGCTGACCGGCGCGAACGGCTGGTCACCGCTTACTCGGTGGCCGTCTTGCTGGCCTTCGTGGTCGGGGCGTTCCTCACACCCCCTGACCCGTTCACGCAGGTCCTCACATTCCCGGCGCTGTTTGTTGGGTCGTTTGTCCTCTCGTTCCTTCTGGTCTCGCGAGACTCAGTCGGCAGTGCCGGCGACCCTGCTGCCTAA
- a CDS encoding DUF7558 family protein, whose product MQQSLTGCAFCDAPDATETGEAHTWGQDERVTHPICVDCAIQVEPHPDDRDHHACDGCGLVVDTLAALTRFRVEFGHLEGPLQLCEPCSPGGLAIYWTRDIEGHLIAAPAE is encoded by the coding sequence ATGCAGCAATCGCTCACAGGGTGTGCATTCTGCGACGCTCCGGACGCCACCGAGACTGGTGAAGCCCACACTTGGGGACAGGACGAGCGGGTCACCCACCCAATCTGTGTCGACTGTGCCATCCAGGTGGAGCCGCATCCCGACGATCGCGACCATCATGCCTGCGATGGGTGTGGGCTGGTCGTCGACACGCTCGCAGCGCTGACGCGATTCCGCGTGGAATTTGGACACCTCGAGGGGCCGCTGCAACTGTGCGAGCCCTGTAGTCCTGGCGGGCTCGCTATCTACTGGACGCGCGACATTGAGGGGCACCTTATCGCGGCGCCGGCGGAGTGA
- a CDS encoding 3'-5' exonuclease, whose product MSFSSTRRLALDIETISPHLTPDDDPDWEDPEDFQLAAIGFAYDGPEAGGRLPRTQILTRRAPGLESELDLLRRINAELWAYQPDEIVTYAGDFFDLPMLKKRPVYAADGPAGDGLAGDLKTIIESAKSVDLGDFAAEAYGYGTGLDDLIQHQEVGLRRTFFDDYAHRLELQRIRPAGADTDYVDSGDIPGIMETWLHARSESHDDIGSCNLEHTERMISDYVLGDIEHLITLSDRIPFSE is encoded by the coding sequence ATGTCATTTAGTAGTACTAGGCGACTCGCCCTCGATATAGAGACCATCAGCCCGCACCTCACGCCTGATGACGATCCTGACTGGGAGGATCCGGAGGATTTCCAGCTTGCGGCAATCGGATTCGCGTATGACGGTCCCGAAGCAGGCGGTCGCTTACCCCGAACACAGATTCTCACTCGGCGCGCTCCAGGACTTGAGTCCGAGCTGGATCTCCTACGACGGATCAATGCTGAACTGTGGGCCTATCAACCGGACGAGATCGTAACGTATGCGGGCGATTTCTTCGACTTACCGATGCTGAAAAAGCGACCAGTATATGCTGCTGACGGCCCTGCCGGTGATGGGCTCGCTGGTGATTTGAAGACTATCATCGAGAGTGCCAAATCCGTTGATTTGGGCGACTTCGCAGCGGAGGCATACGGATATGGAACTGGACTGGACGATCTCATCCAACATCAGGAGGTCGGGCTCCGACGGACGTTCTTCGACGACTATGCTCATAGATTAGAGCTCCAGAGGATTCGCCCGGCTGGTGCAGACACCGACTACGTCGATAGCGGCGATATCCCCGGAATCATGGAAACGTGGCTCCACGCTCGTTCGGAAAGTCACGATGATATTGGTTCGTGTAATCTAGAGCATACGGAGCGGATGATCTCGGACTATGTCTTGGGCGATATAGAACACCTCATCACACTTTCGGACAGGATACCCTTCAGCGAGTAA